A genomic stretch from Limnobacter thiooxidans includes:
- a CDS encoding long-chain-acyl-CoA synthetase, with protein MTARDKTVSAFEIAKGALAFLPDMPKVLPSLANLALLRPQSRRSLGLLFQETAQKHAKRVFLRSGDQSWTYAQANAICNQMARGLMSMGISQGDTVGLLSANRPETLLAVIACAKLGAVAALLNINQQGAVQIHSLNLVKPRLLLACDKGLEIIQSLDSGQHDALKDVDVLSLQADSSSLRISDFRSAWCTQPSHNLAHTAQIVASSPCFYIFTSGTTGLPKASVMSHYRWLQAASGMNSAVRLNSKDVFYCCLPLYHNNTLTVSLGIVLAAGACFALDEKFSASKFWQRISHYQATAFCYIGELLRYLLNQPGHMEDQNHEVRLILGNGLRPEIWSDFENRFGIHHIFEFYGASESNLGFMNAFGLRETVGFCPMPFEVVACDPDTEQVIRNPRGFCTSVERGQVGLLISEVTDLRPFDGYTDPKANEGKLLRNVFEKGDCWFNSGDLVRRQGWQHIQFVDRLGDTFRWKGENVATSEVEGVLAKLPFLEHAVVYGVKLEGFDGRAGMAAVSVKPGFTLDLAEMARHLVSNLPTYAVPQFVRQLKGVETTGTFKYQKVQLKKEGIDQALFDETVYRFNAVTQTYDQLA; from the coding sequence ATGACAGCGCGTGACAAAACTGTATCTGCTTTCGAGATTGCAAAGGGCGCCTTGGCGTTTTTGCCTGACATGCCCAAGGTTCTGCCTTCCCTGGCCAACCTTGCATTGCTTCGCCCACAGTCGCGCAGATCACTGGGTTTGCTGTTTCAGGAAACTGCGCAAAAACATGCCAAGCGGGTGTTTCTGCGAAGCGGTGACCAAAGCTGGACATATGCACAGGCCAATGCGATCTGCAATCAAATGGCCCGTGGCTTGATGTCCATGGGTATCAGCCAAGGCGACACGGTGGGTTTGTTGTCGGCCAACCGGCCTGAAACACTTCTGGCTGTGATTGCCTGCGCGAAGCTGGGTGCAGTGGCCGCTTTGTTGAACATCAATCAACAGGGGGCAGTGCAGATTCATAGTTTGAACCTGGTCAAGCCAAGGCTCCTCCTGGCTTGTGACAAGGGACTTGAAATCATTCAATCGCTTGATTCCGGTCAACATGATGCGCTTAAAGATGTCGATGTGCTGTCGCTTCAAGCAGACAGTTCCAGCCTTCGTATCAGCGACTTTCGCAGTGCCTGGTGCACGCAACCATCGCACAATCTAGCCCACACGGCGCAGATCGTAGCCAGTTCACCCTGTTTTTATATTTTCACCTCGGGTACAACTGGTTTGCCAAAAGCTTCGGTCATGAGCCATTACCGTTGGCTGCAGGCGGCCTCGGGGATGAACAGCGCGGTTCGACTGAATTCGAAGGATGTGTTCTATTGTTGCTTGCCGCTGTATCACAACAATACATTGACCGTGTCGCTGGGAATAGTATTGGCTGCAGGGGCTTGTTTTGCATTGGATGAAAAATTCAGCGCCAGCAAATTCTGGCAACGCATTTCGCACTATCAGGCGACTGCATTTTGCTACATCGGTGAGTTGCTGCGATATCTGTTGAATCAGCCCGGGCACATGGAAGACCAGAACCACGAGGTTCGCTTGATTTTGGGCAACGGATTGCGCCCCGAGATCTGGAGTGATTTTGAAAACCGGTTTGGCATTCATCACATTTTCGAGTTTTATGGCGCCAGTGAATCCAATCTGGGTTTCATGAATGCATTTGGTTTGAGGGAAACCGTAGGCTTTTGCCCCATGCCATTTGAAGTGGTGGCCTGTGATCCAGACACAGAGCAGGTGATACGTAACCCGCGCGGCTTTTGTACTTCAGTTGAACGGGGGCAAGTGGGCTTGTTGATCAGTGAAGTAACCGACTTGCGTCCATTTGATGGTTACACCGACCCGAAGGCCAATGAGGGAAAGCTGTTGCGTAATGTGTTTGAGAAGGGTGATTGCTGGTTTAACTCCGGTGACCTGGTTCGCAGGCAAGGCTGGCAGCATATTCAGTTCGTGGACCGGTTGGGCGACACATTTCGCTGGAAAGGTGAAAACGTCGCCACGTCTGAGGTGGAAGGGGTATTGGCCAAGCTGCCGTTTCTGGAGCATGCCGTGGTGTATGGCGTGAAACTGGAGGGTTTCGATGGGCGTGCCGGTATGGCTGCGGTGTCTGTTAAGCCAGGTTTTACACTGGACCTGGCCGAAATGGCGCGGCACCTCGTGTCAAATCTGCCGACTTATGCGGTGCCACAGTTTGTGCGTCAGTTAAAAGGAGTTGAAACCACGGGGACGTTCAAGTACCAGAAGGTTCAGTTAAAAAAGGAGGGGATTGATCAAGCCCTGTTCGATGAGACGGTTTATCGATTTAACGCGGTCACTCAAACATACGATCAATTGGCCTGA
- a CDS encoding alpha/beta fold hydrolase yields the protein MTTFKAVLLACVLAPFGLGACSTSQPPGQYTAKSNWTSSFISQVVGGQAMPDGVNNWACKPAPDQNPVVLIHGTFSTTMYSYGALGPSLANESLCVYAMDFGEAKAGDWFKGVGPVDESAQRIADFVISVKTATGRDKVTLVGHSQGGLIGFYYLKMLAGAKHVDRFVALAPSVNGTSIAKTPDRKLVEYCLACADQHPKSALMQRLQEGPITVPGVQYSIVVTKNDLVVLPIENQFVREPGVQNIYIQDLFPDKKVSHSGMLYDRESLGLITRLVKGEPVQPGAQQVQAN from the coding sequence ATGACGACATTCAAAGCCGTGCTTCTTGCCTGTGTACTTGCCCCCTTTGGCCTGGGCGCATGCAGCACCAGCCAGCCACCAGGCCAGTACACCGCCAAGAGCAACTGGACAAGTTCTTTCATCAGCCAGGTAGTGGGAGGCCAGGCCATGCCCGATGGTGTCAACAATTGGGCATGCAAGCCTGCACCCGATCAAAACCCGGTGGTGCTGATACATGGTACGTTTTCAACGACCATGTATTCCTATGGCGCACTGGGGCCATCACTGGCCAATGAATCGCTGTGCGTGTACGCCATGGACTTCGGCGAAGCCAAGGCTGGAGACTGGTTCAAGGGCGTTGGTCCGGTGGATGAATCTGCCCAACGCATCGCCGATTTCGTGATTTCAGTGAAAACAGCAACCGGGCGCGACAAAGTAACCTTGGTTGGCCATTCGCAAGGCGGGTTAATTGGTTTTTATTACCTGAAAATGCTTGCAGGCGCGAAGCATGTTGACCGGTTTGTGGCCTTGGCACCCAGCGTGAATGGCACCTCCATCGCAAAAACACCCGATCGCAAACTGGTTGAATACTGCCTGGCCTGCGCCGACCAACATCCGAAATCCGCTTTGATGCAGCGTTTGCAGGAAGGCCCAATCACCGTGCCTGGCGTGCAATACAGCATCGTGGTCACCAAGAACGACCTGGTGGTGTTACCGATCGAAAACCAGTTTGTTCGGGAACCTGGGGTTCAGAACATTTACATTCAGGATCTGTTTCCGGACAAAAAGGTGTCTCACAGCGGAATGCTTTACGACCGGGAGTCACTGGGATTGATCACCCGGCTGGTTAAAGGCGAACCCGTGCAGCCAGGTGCCCAACAGGTTCAGGCCAATTGA
- a CDS encoding TRAP transporter permease: MSTSTRAPNAVEEDRLIAQGVDDEPPANNQRTFAQRAALFVSVLSAAYAFWHVFTLNVSPVETWAFRILHVAGALCIGFLAYSAATVDAPSRGNPKLIKVLAALLALPALYSLVIVFQMSQLIAAGEMIEPDMETWQFGIPLAVTTVGAVLCTWLLRPEGNKFNWLDATLVLAVITSTAYLMVHLDGSALRMRAGTPFASPGNAWAAMTGLILILELTRRVAGGALVVISAIFVLYSFVGPYLPGFLTHDGFDFSRFFSYIYTDAGVLGATTAVSSTYIILFIVFAAFLQASKVGDYFVNFAFAAAGRARGGPAKVAVFASGLMGMINGTSAGNVVATGSLTIPLMKKVGYNGKTAGAIEAAASTGGQIMPPIMGAGAFIMAEITGIPYSDIAIAAIIPAVLYFLSTYLMVDFEAAKLGMRGMRSDELPQFSKMVKQIYLFIPIIILIVALFMGYSVIRAGTLATTAAAVVSWLTPVKMGPKSIFKAFDMAGVMSIQIITVCACAGIIVGVIALTGVGARFSSILLDIAENSQLIALFFAMCIAILLGMGMPTTAAYAVAASVVAPGLIELGIQPLVAHFFVFYFAVISAITPPVALASYAAAGISGANPMATSFTSFKIGLTAFIVPFMFFYNAALLMEGEWFVILRAFVTACIGVFFLAAAIQGWFWGAHANWIVRGILLIAALCMIEGGLYTDIGGALLAIVAIILNKFFKGKAAPNPMVSTRGMD; this comes from the coding sequence ATGTCCACTTCAACCCGTGCCCCCAATGCCGTCGAAGAAGATCGTCTTATTGCTCAAGGCGTAGACGACGAACCCCCAGCCAATAACCAGCGCACATTCGCACAGCGGGCAGCCTTGTTTGTCTCGGTGCTATCGGCCGCCTATGCCTTCTGGCATGTGTTCACATTGAATGTTTCACCCGTTGAAACCTGGGCTTTTCGAATTCTTCACGTGGCAGGCGCCTTGTGCATCGGCTTTTTGGCCTATTCAGCAGCCACTGTGGATGCGCCTTCGCGCGGCAACCCCAAGCTGATCAAGGTTCTGGCGGCGTTGTTGGCTTTGCCAGCCCTATATTCTCTTGTCATTGTGTTCCAAATGAGCCAATTGATTGCCGCTGGAGAAATGATTGAACCCGACATGGAAACCTGGCAATTTGGCATTCCGTTGGCGGTGACTACCGTGGGCGCGGTGCTTTGTACCTGGCTCTTGCGGCCTGAAGGCAACAAATTCAACTGGCTTGACGCCACACTGGTGCTTGCTGTCATCACCAGCACTGCCTATTTGATGGTTCACTTGGATGGCTCAGCCTTGCGTATGCGCGCCGGCACGCCGTTCGCGTCCCCTGGCAACGCTTGGGCTGCCATGACTGGCCTGATTTTGATTCTGGAACTGACACGGCGTGTAGCGGGCGGCGCCTTGGTCGTAATTTCAGCCATCTTTGTTCTGTACTCGTTCGTTGGCCCGTACTTACCTGGCTTCCTGACCCACGATGGTTTCGACTTCAGCCGTTTCTTCTCGTACATCTACACTGATGCGGGCGTTCTGGGTGCCACCACGGCGGTGTCATCCACCTACATTATTCTGTTCATCGTGTTCGCAGCCTTCCTGCAGGCCTCGAAGGTCGGCGATTATTTTGTGAACTTTGCGTTTGCAGCGGCGGGCCGCGCACGCGGTGGTCCCGCCAAAGTAGCCGTGTTTGCTTCCGGCTTGATGGGCATGATCAACGGGACCAGTGCTGGCAATGTGGTCGCCACAGGTTCCCTGACCATACCACTAATGAAAAAAGTCGGTTACAACGGCAAAACAGCAGGTGCTATTGAAGCCGCAGCCTCCACGGGTGGACAGATCATGCCGCCCATCATGGGCGCGGGTGCCTTCATCATGGCCGAAATTACCGGCATTCCGTATTCGGACATTGCGATTGCCGCAATTATTCCTGCCGTGCTGTATTTCCTGTCCACTTACCTGATGGTGGATTTCGAAGCCGCCAAGCTCGGCATGCGAGGCATGCGTTCCGATGAATTGCCACAGTTCTCGAAAATGGTGAAACAGATTTACCTTTTCATCCCGATCATCATTCTGATTGTCGCCTTGTTCATGGGGTATTCCGTCATTCGTGCCGGTACACTGGCGACTACTGCCGCAGCAGTAGTTAGCTGGCTCACACCCGTCAAGATGGGTCCAAAAAGCATATTCAAGGCTTTTGACATGGCGGGCGTCATGTCCATCCAGATTATCACCGTGTGTGCCTGTGCAGGTATCATCGTTGGGGTTATTGCGCTGACAGGCGTGGGTGCCCGCTTCTCCTCCATCTTGCTGGATATCGCAGAAAACTCGCAGTTGATCGCTCTGTTCTTTGCCATGTGCATTGCAATCCTGCTTGGCATGGGTATGCCGACCACTGCAGCGTATGCCGTTGCTGCGTCGGTGGTTGCACCGGGGCTGATCGAGCTTGGCATTCAACCGCTGGTGGCACACTTCTTTGTTTTTTACTTTGCAGTCATTTCAGCAATTACTCCTCCAGTTGCACTGGCCTCGTACGCCGCCGCCGGCATTTCCGGAGCCAACCCGATGGCGACCTCTTTTACGTCTTTCAAAATCGGCCTGACGGCATTTATTGTGCCATTCATGTTTTTTTACAACGCTGCGTTGCTTATGGAAGGTGAATGGTTTGTCATCCTGCGCGCATTCGTGACCGCATGTATTGGCGTGTTCTTTTTGGCGGCTGCCATTCAGGGCTGGTTCTGGGGTGCACATGCCAACTGGATAGTGCGGGGTATCTTGCTGATCGCCGCACTGTGCATGATTGAGGGCGGTTTGTACACCGACATTGGGGGTGCCCTACTGGCAATTGTTGCAATCATTCTTAATAAGTTTTTTAAAGGAAAAGCTGCACCTAACCCCATGGTTTCTACGCGGGGAATGGATTAA
- a CDS encoding TAXI family TRAP transporter solute-binding subunit, whose amino-acid sequence MKSILAKSALAISMAALAMGTAYADKSKWPKSFTVGTASQGGTYYAYGAGWANLVAETVGITGGAEVTGGPTQNLALVHTGKLAFGMTTMGPAREALDGKSPLAPGLKMNKVCAMFPMYETPFSVTVLSSSGIKSIKDIPAGAKIGFGPAGSTSDTYFPKMLETLGVKFQRRNGGWGDLGGQLQDGLIDVVAFAAGVPIPAVTQLEVQTKINILEFTEEEQKKIMDAYPVSAFPIKANTYKTLNKDARAVSMWNYAIANCDLPESFVYEATKAVLDNNPKMQTIHKGARTTLAENWDKNTFIPFHPGAVKYYEEKGFKIPANLQLKK is encoded by the coding sequence ATGAAATCAATCCTGGCGAAATCTGCCCTTGCAATCAGCATGGCCGCACTGGCCATGGGAACGGCCTATGCCGACAAATCCAAATGGCCGAAAAGCTTCACTGTTGGCACTGCCTCTCAAGGTGGCACCTATTACGCCTATGGTGCAGGTTGGGCCAACCTGGTTGCAGAAACGGTTGGCATCACGGGCGGCGCTGAAGTCACCGGTGGTCCCACCCAGAACCTGGCCTTGGTGCACACCGGCAAACTGGCCTTTGGAATGACCACCATGGGCCCAGCCCGGGAAGCATTGGACGGCAAAAGCCCCTTGGCACCCGGATTGAAAATGAACAAGGTTTGCGCCATGTTCCCTATGTACGAAACTCCGTTTTCAGTCACGGTGCTGTCCTCAAGCGGCATCAAGTCCATCAAGGACATCCCGGCCGGTGCGAAGATCGGCTTTGGCCCCGCGGGATCTACTTCTGATACTTATTTCCCAAAAATGCTTGAAACACTCGGTGTGAAATTTCAACGCCGCAATGGCGGCTGGGGCGACCTGGGCGGCCAACTTCAAGATGGCTTGATTGACGTGGTGGCCTTTGCCGCGGGCGTACCCATTCCAGCCGTGACCCAGCTTGAAGTGCAAACCAAGATCAATATTCTGGAATTCACCGAAGAAGAACAGAAAAAGATCATGGACGCCTACCCTGTTTCTGCATTCCCCATCAAGGCCAATACCTACAAAACCCTGAACAAGGATGCAAGGGCCGTGTCCATGTGGAATTACGCCATTGCCAATTGCGACCTGCCAGAAAGTTTTGTTTACGAAGCCACGAAGGCAGTTCTGGACAACAATCCGAAAATGCAAACCATCCACAAAGGCGCGCGCACCACACTGGCAGAAAACTGGGACAAAAACACCTTCATTCCATTTCATCCGGGTGCTGTGAAGTACTACGAAGAAAAAGGCTTCAAGATTCCCGCCAATCTCCAGCTGAAGAAATAA
- a CDS encoding peptide chain release factor 3 gives MSIESEVKRRRTFAIISHPDAGKTTLTEKLLLFAGAIQIAGSVKARKASRHATSDWMEIEKQRGISVASSVMQMEYRDQVINLLDTPGHQDFSEDTYRVLTAVDAALMVIDAANGVEPQTLRLIAVCRARNTPIITFVNKMDREVRDPLELMDEIESTLGIPCVPFAWPVGQGKLFHGIFDIRKNHMRVFTPGADRRREDDEVISGDNRDLLRSRFGAEFQQAEQEIDLVTTAAPSFDADEFLAGKQTPMFFGSAVNNFGVQEVLDALVDVAPHPGPRKAIEREVKPTEGKFSGVVFKIQANMDPSHRDRIAFVRVLSGRFEHGMKFKVLRTGKDFRPTSVVTFLSQRRDRVDEAYAGDIIGLTTHGGLQLGDSLSEGESLQFTGLPFFAPELFAAVELKDPMRSKQLQKGLMELGQEGAIQVFKPLLGSEMLLGAIGQLQFEVVQARLKGEYGVEVRLMPSRYSCARWVTSKNANDLRRFMDANVGRMVTDAAETHAFLATSRFDLDVMQKRWETIEFHPMREHAGLLLANQ, from the coding sequence GTGTCCATTGAATCCGAAGTAAAGCGTCGCCGGACGTTTGCAATTATTTCCCACCCGGATGCGGGTAAAACCACGCTGACCGAGAAGTTGCTGCTGTTCGCGGGTGCGATCCAGATTGCGGGCAGCGTCAAGGCCCGCAAAGCCAGCCGCCATGCCACCTCCGACTGGATGGAGATTGAGAAGCAACGGGGCATTTCCGTGGCCAGTTCCGTGATGCAGATGGAATACCGCGACCAGGTCATCAACCTGCTTGACACACCGGGGCACCAGGACTTTTCGGAAGACACGTATCGGGTTCTCACCGCGGTGGACGCCGCCTTGATGGTGATTGATGCTGCCAACGGTGTTGAACCTCAAACACTGCGTTTGATTGCAGTTTGCCGTGCACGAAATACCCCCATCATTACCTTTGTCAACAAGATGGACCGCGAGGTACGCGATCCACTTGAGTTGATGGATGAAATTGAAAGTACTTTGGGTATCCCTTGTGTGCCATTTGCTTGGCCTGTGGGGCAGGGCAAGCTTTTTCACGGAATTTTTGACATTCGCAAGAACCACATGCGGGTGTTCACGCCGGGTGCCGACCGCCGCCGCGAAGACGACGAAGTCATTTCCGGCGACAACCGCGATTTGCTGAGAAGCCGCTTTGGCGCAGAATTCCAGCAGGCCGAGCAGGAAATTGACCTGGTGACCACTGCAGCTCCCAGTTTTGACGCGGACGAGTTCTTGGCGGGCAAACAAACCCCCATGTTTTTTGGCTCGGCGGTGAACAACTTTGGTGTGCAGGAAGTGCTGGACGCCCTGGTGGATGTTGCACCACACCCAGGCCCGCGCAAAGCCATTGAACGTGAAGTGAAACCAACCGAAGGCAAGTTCAGCGGTGTGGTCTTCAAGATTCAGGCCAATATGGACCCTTCGCACCGTGACCGCATTGCCTTTGTACGGGTACTTTCAGGTCGGTTCGAGCATGGCATGAAGTTCAAGGTGCTGCGTACAGGTAAGGATTTTCGCCCCACCAGTGTCGTGACATTCCTGTCGCAGCGCCGGGACCGGGTAGATGAAGCCTATGCAGGTGACATCATTGGCTTGACCACCCATGGTGGTTTGCAGCTTGGTGATTCTTTGAGTGAAGGTGAAAGCCTGCAATTCACAGGACTGCCTTTCTTTGCCCCGGAGTTGTTTGCAGCGGTTGAACTAAAAGACCCGATGCGCAGCAAGCAGCTACAAAAAGGCTTGATGGAGTTGGGTCAGGAAGGCGCCATTCAGGTATTCAAACCCTTGCTGGGTTCAGAAATGTTGCTGGGCGCGATTGGCCAATTGCAGTTTGAAGTGGTGCAGGCACGCTTGAAAGGGGAGTATGGCGTTGAGGTTCGCTTGATGCCCAGCCGCTACAGTTGCGCGCGCTGGGTGACCAGCAAGAATGCAAATGACCTGCGTCGCTTTATGGATGCCAATGTGGGTCGCATGGTGACCGATGCAGCTGAAACACATGCTTTTTTGGCCACGTCCCGGTTCGATCTGGATGTGATGCAAAAACGCTGGGAAACCATTGAATTCCACCCCATGCGGGAGCATGCAGGCTTGCTGCTGGCCAATCAATGA